A stretch of the Osmerus mordax isolate fOsmMor3 chromosome 12, fOsmMor3.pri, whole genome shotgun sequence genome encodes the following:
- the smyd5 gene encoding histone-lysine N-trimethyltransferase SMYD5, translating to MAAPQDDIFSLCVDPGKVSNCVEVRFIDKIKGKGLFAKKNIKKGDTIFIERPLVCSQFLWNALYKYKACEYCLRSLETAEENARRLTGIPGLSLPHPELCQVRPEAHQACTQCQVMYCSAECRQTAADQYHRALCLGPSHEATDHPINKLQDAWRSMHYPPETSSIMLMAKMVATVKQAQDKGRWQQLFSQFCSRAANEEEEIAHKLLGDKFKGQLALLQKLFTAALYDAHLNRWFTPEGFLSLFSLVGTNGQGIGTSSLSRWVHACDALELPGQQREQLDAFIDQLYKDIEKETGDFLNCEGSGLFLLQSSCNHSCIPNTEASFPDNNFLLHLSALSDISPGEEICISYLDCCQRDRSRHSRHKILRENYLFVCACPKCVSQMDELDLTSDEGEGEAEGETEGDEMEDEMTDV from the exons ATGGCTGCTCCCCAGGATGACATTTTTTCCCTGTGCGTGGACCCCGGCAAAGTTAGCAATTGTGTAGAAGTCAGATTCATCGACAAGATCAAG ggAAAAGGCTTATTTGCAAAGAAAAACATCAAAAAGGGAGATACCATCTTCATTGAGAGGCCTCTAGTTTGCTCCCAGTTCCTGTGGAATGCTTTGTACAAATACAAAG CGTGTGAGTACTGCTTGCGGTCCCTGGAGACAGCTGAGGAGAATGCACGCAGACTCACTGGTATTCCTGGGCTCAGCCTGCCCCACCCTGAGCTGTGCCAAGTACGGCCGGAGGCCCACCAAGCCTGCACTCAATGtcag gtaatGTACTGTAGTGCAGAGTGCCGTCAGACTGCAGCAGATCAGTACCACCGGGCTCTGTGTTTGGGCCCCTCTCACGAGGCTACCGACCACCCCATCAACAAACTACAGGATGCATGGAG GAGTATGCACTACCCTCCAGAGACCTCCAGCATTATGCTCATGGCCAAGATGGTCGCCACTGTCAAGCAG GCCCAAGACAAAGGGCGCTGGCAACAGCTGTTCTCTCAATTCTGCAGCCGTGCAGCCAACGAAGAAGAAGAGATTGCCCACAAGCTGCTGGGAGATAAATTCAAA GGACAGTTGGCCTTGTTACAAAAACTGTTTACAGCAGCTCTTTATGATGCTCATCTCAATCGG TGGTTCACTCCTGagggcttcctctctctcttctctctggtgGGGACCAACGGACAGGGCATCGGCACCAG CTCCTTGAGTCGATGGGTTCATGCATGTGATGCATTGGAGCTGCCTGGCCAGCAGAGGGAGCAATTGGATGCCTTCATTGACCAACTGTACAAGGACATAGAGAAAG AGACTGGGGACTTTCTGAACTGTGAGGGCTCTGGACTCTTCCTACTTCAAAGCTCCT GTAACCATAGCTGCATACCCAACACAGAGGCATCATTTCCAGACAACAACTTCCTGCTTCATCTCAGTGCCCTCAGTGACATCAGCCCTGGAGAG GAGATCTGTATCAGTTACCTAGACTGCTGTCAGCGAGACCGGAGCCGGCATAGCCGCCACAAAATTCTGAG GGAGAACTACCTGTTTGTCTGCGCGTGTCCAAAGTGTGTCTCCCAGATGGATGAGCTGGATCTGACAtcggatgagggggagggggaggccgagggggagacggagggagacgaGATGGAGGACGAGATGACGGACGTCTGA
- the sfxn5b gene encoding sideroflexin-5b, with protein sequence MAESATCPAFQLGRPRYDQSSFFGRLRHVVDIIDPRTLFVSERRLGECVKLLDDFKHGTVPPGVSDVQLWEAQKIKQAIIHPDTGEKIFMPFRMSGYVPFGTPIVIGLLLPNQTVVSTIIWQWLNQSHNACVNYANRNATKPTPTSKFMQGYTGAVTSAVSIAVGLNVLIQKANKLSPATRMIIQRLVPFPAVASANICNVGLMRHNELSEGIDVLDCNGNVVGSSKIAAKHAIMETAFTRVVLPMPIFVLPPIIMSYLERLPVLQSNRRLLLPIHSLVCLATFSLSLPLAISLFPQMSQIEVSHLEPEIAMATESKVVTYNKGL encoded by the exons ATGGCGGAATCCGCAACCTGTCCTGCTTTCCAGCTGGGTAGACCTCGGTATGATCAG agtTCGTTCTTTGGTCGTCTGAGACACGTGGTGGACATCATTGACCCCAGAACTCTTTTTGTTTCTGAG AGACgactgggagagtgtgtgaaaCTGCTCGATGATTTCAAACATGGGACTGTTCCGCCAGGAGTGTCAGATGTACAG CTATGGGAAGCACAAAAAATTAAGCAG GCTATCATTCATCCTGACACAGGAGAGAAGATCTTCATGCCATTCAGAATGTCAG GATATGTCCCATTTGGAACACCAATT GTCATCGGCCTTCTTCTCCCAAATCAGACTGTGGTGTCCACCATTATCTGGCAG TGGCTGAACCAGAGCCACAATGCCTGTGTCAACTACGCAAATCGCAATGCTACCAAG CCCACGCCGACGTCCAAGTTCATGCAAGGATACACTGGAGCTGTGACTAGTGCCGTCTCTATTGCT GTGGGATTGAATGTACTCATTCAGAAAGCCAACAAGTTGAGCCCTGCAACACGAATGATCATTCAAAGACTTGTTCCTTTTCCAGCTGTGG CCAGTGCCAACATATGCAACGTGGGTCTCATGAGACACAATGAGCTGTCGGAGGGCATTGATGTGCTGGACTGCAATGGTAATGTGGTGGGCTCCTCCAAGATCGCCGCCAAGCAT GCAATTATGGAGACAGCCTTTACACGAGTGGTGCTTCCTATGCCAATCTTTGTCCTCCCCCCAATCATTATGTCCTACCTAGAAAG ACTCCCAGTCCTGCAGAGCAATCGGAGGTTGTTGTTGCCCATCCACAGCCTGGTGTGCCTGGCTACCTTCAGCCTCTCCTTGCCCCTGGCCATCAGCCTCTTCCCCCAGATGTCCCAG ATTGAGGTGTCTCACCTTGAGCCGGAGattgccatggcaacagaaAGCAAGGTGGTGACCTACAACAAGGGCTTGTGA